From one Brevundimonas sp. PAMC22021 genomic stretch:
- the radC gene encoding DNA repair protein RadC produces the protein MLDDATPPAKEKAKGAPRHGGHRDRLRERAAKGGLGALPDYELLELLLFRSVPYKDTKPLAKDLLARFGGLEGIGAASHEAVEDVVARSLGYQPGKATRAVALDLQLIFDVTRRIAREPTQKRTVISSWSALLAYVRVALQHEPREQFRVLYLDKKNQLILDEVQNRGTVDHAPVYPREVVRRALELSSSAIILVHNHPSGDPTPSRADIEMTRQVVQAGLHLNVEVHDHLVVGRHGVASFKQLGLM, from the coding sequence ATGCTGGACGATGCGACGCCGCCGGCGAAGGAAAAGGCGAAAGGGGCGCCGCGTCACGGCGGGCACCGCGACCGCCTGCGGGAGCGCGCGGCCAAAGGGGGCCTGGGCGCCCTGCCCGACTATGAGCTGCTGGAGCTGCTGCTGTTCCGCAGCGTGCCCTACAAGGACACCAAGCCGCTGGCCAAGGACCTGTTGGCGCGCTTTGGCGGGCTGGAGGGGATCGGCGCGGCCAGCCACGAGGCGGTGGAGGACGTGGTCGCCCGCTCGCTGGGCTATCAGCCCGGCAAGGCCACGCGGGCGGTCGCGCTGGACCTGCAGCTGATCTTTGACGTCACTCGCCGGATCGCCAGGGAGCCGACGCAGAAGCGCACGGTGATCTCGTCCTGGTCGGCGCTCTTGGCCTATGTGCGCGTGGCGCTGCAGCACGAGCCGCGCGAGCAGTTCAGGGTGCTGTATCTGGACAAGAAGAACCAGCTGATCCTGGACGAGGTGCAGAACCGGGGCACGGTTGATCATGCGCCCGTCTATCCGCGCGAGGTGGTGCGGCGCGCGCTGGAGCTGTCTTCCAGCGCCATCATCCTGGTGCACAACCACCCGTCCGGCGACCCGACACCCAGCCGCGCCGACATCGAGATGACCCGCCAGGTGGTCCAGGCCGGCCTGCACCTGAACGTCGAGGTCCACGACCACCTGGTCGTAGGCCGCCACGGCGTCGCCAGCTTCAAGCAGCTGGGGCTGATGTAG
- the map gene encoding type I methionyl aminopeptidase → MYEVPDLETDHPVRSSEIRIYGLDEFDGMRRAGRMVAEALDMIAEHVKPGVTTGELDDLIREWTLAQGAKPACLGYKGYEKTTCISINHVVCHGIPGDRVLKQGDIVNIDHTVLLDGWFGDSSRMYSVGAVNPRAKKLVDVTYESLRLGLEQVKPGNTFGDIGFAIQKYVEAQRMSVVRDFCGHGIGRVFHDSPNVLHYGRRGEGAVLKPGMIFTVEPMVNLGKPQVKVLSDGWTAVTRDKSLSAQCEHSVGVTEDGVEIFTLSPAGLFRPN, encoded by the coding sequence ATGTACGAAGTTCCCGACCTCGAAACCGACCATCCCGTCCGCTCCAGCGAGATCCGCATCTACGGCCTGGACGAGTTCGACGGCATGCGCCGGGCGGGCCGCATGGTGGCCGAGGCGCTGGACATGATCGCCGAGCATGTGAAGCCCGGCGTCACCACCGGCGAACTGGACGACCTGATCCGCGAATGGACCCTGGCGCAGGGCGCCAAGCCCGCCTGCCTGGGCTACAAGGGTTATGAGAAGACCACCTGCATCTCCATCAACCATGTGGTCTGCCATGGCATCCCCGGCGACCGGGTGCTGAAGCAAGGCGACATCGTCAACATCGACCACACCGTGCTGCTGGATGGCTGGTTCGGCGACTCGAGCCGCATGTATTCGGTGGGCGCCGTCAATCCGCGCGCGAAGAAGCTGGTCGACGTCACCTATGAATCGCTGCGCCTGGGCCTGGAGCAGGTGAAGCCCGGCAACACCTTTGGCGACATCGGCTTCGCCATCCAGAAGTACGTCGAGGCCCAGCGCATGAGCGTGGTGCGCGACTTCTGCGGCCACGGCATCGGCCGGGTGTTCCACGACAGCCCCAACGTCCTGCACTATGGCCGCCGGGGCGAGGGCGCGGTGCTGAAGCCCGGCATGATCTTCACCGTCGAACCTATGGTGAACCTGGGCAAGCCGCAGGTGAAGGTGCTGTCCGACGGCTGGACCGCCGTGACCCGCGACAAGTCCTTGTCGGCCCAGTGCGAGCATTCGGTGGGCGTGACCGAGGACGGCGTGGAAATCTTCACCCTGTCTCCCGCCGGGCTGTTCCGTCCGAACTGA
- a CDS encoding lysozyme inhibitor LprI family protein: protein MTKAVLFATALSALTLAACGRQEPEPAPAPPPPAPMTEQAALPAASAEPAAAAAPAPVAAAPSPAAVAPPRPARPAAPAPQTSASLDACMEGANTTIQMRECAGAEFKRQDNRLNAEYRAAQDRLTGAQFTVLRNEQREWLRRGTGCRQGEGTIAPVDFALCQARETGSRADYIASYRG from the coding sequence ATGACCAAGGCCGTCCTGTTCGCAACCGCCCTCTCCGCGCTGACCTTGGCCGCCTGCGGCCGACAGGAGCCTGAGCCCGCGCCCGCGCCGCCGCCGCCCGCGCCGATGACTGAACAGGCCGCCCTGCCCGCCGCCTCGGCCGAGCCCGCCGCCGCCGCAGCGCCTGCGCCGGTCGCCGCTGCTCCCTCGCCTGCGGCCGTGGCGCCCCCTCGGCCGGCTCGTCCCGCAGCGCCCGCGCCGCAAACCAGCGCCTCGCTGGACGCGTGCATGGAGGGCGCGAACACCACCATCCAGATGCGTGAATGCGCCGGCGCCGAGTTCAAGCGCCAGGACAACCGCCTGAACGCCGAATACCGCGCCGCCCAGGACCGTCTGACGGGCGCCCAGTTCACTGTTCTGCGCAATGAACAGCGGGAATGGCTGCGTCGCGGCACCGGCTGCCGCCAGGGCGAAGGCACCATCGCTCCGGTCGATTTCGCCCTGTGCCAGGCGCGCGAGACCGGCAGCCGCGCCGACTACATCGCCAGCTATCGCGGCTGA